One genomic region from Planctomycetia bacterium encodes:
- a CDS encoding N-acetyltransferase — MTGPDDAGADVLLPRLSGRESTGALTVSRGILTVQEGRCRDRIPPSRSRGVDSTYFKRFRMEADRSTPALPTDLPAGYRFVAWSEDLLDAHARTKHRAFRDEIDAVVFPCLGDLDGCRRLMREIRRKPGFLPDATWLVVHGDGIATLQWCGTIQGVVDASGVGMIQNIGVVPGHRGLGLGSRLLAQAVAGFRRSGIGLTALEVTAENSRAVRLYQRLGFRRTRTVYKVVQAAESALAEPALL; from the coding sequence ATGACCGGGCCGGACGATGCCGGGGCCGACGTCCTCCTCCCGCGTCTGAGCGGCCGCGAATCGACCGGCGCGTTGACCGTTTCGCGTGGCATTCTTACCGTGCAGGAGGGCAGGTGCCGGGATCGCATTCCTCCGAGCCGGAGCCGGGGCGTGGATTCAACCTATTTCAAGCGGTTTCGCATGGAGGCGGACCGGTCGACGCCGGCCCTGCCGACCGATCTGCCGGCCGGCTACCGGTTCGTGGCCTGGAGCGAGGACCTGCTCGACGCCCACGCCCGCACCAAGCACCGGGCATTCCGCGACGAGATCGACGCCGTCGTGTTTCCCTGCCTCGGCGACCTGGACGGCTGCCGCCGGCTGATGCGGGAGATCCGGCGCAAACCGGGCTTCCTTCCCGACGCCACCTGGCTCGTCGTCCACGGGGACGGCATCGCCACCCTGCAGTGGTGCGGCACGATCCAGGGGGTCGTGGACGCCTCCGGCGTGGGAATGATCCAGAACATCGGGGTCGTCCCCGGCCATCGCGGCCTCGGCCTCGGCAGCCGCCTGCTGGCCCAGGCCGTGGCCGGTTTCCGCCGCTCCGGAATCGGCCTCACCGCCCTCGAGGTGACCGCGGAGAACTCCCGGGCGGTGCGGCTTTACCAGCGGCTCGGTTTCCGTCGGACGCGGACCGTGTACAAAGTGGTGCAGGCGGCGGAGTCGGCCCTGGCCGAGCCGGCCCTCCTCTGA
- the citB gene encoding aconitate hydratase, giving the protein MTARAADPFSARASLQTGAGPVAYYRLRALDDAGVTNTARLPYCLRMVLEALLRTCDGYEVTEADIRALATWNAARPAEVEIPFKPARVVLQDFTGVPCVVDLAAMRAAMRRLGGDPRKINPLVPVDLVIDHSVQVDAFGTADALERNVAIEFERNAERYAFLRWGQQAFRNFRVVPPAIGIVHQVNLEYLAGCVFLREPDPRGPDALPVAVPDTLVGTDSHTTMINGLGVVGWGVGGIEAEAVMLGQALSLLLPEVVGFELTGRLPAGATATDLVLTVTEILRKAGVVGKFVEFFGPGLDGMSLADRATIANMAPEYGATMGFFPIDDETLAYLRLTGRPEAQVTLVERYMKEQGMFRTAAAPLPEFTTRLSLDLGSVVPSLAGPKRPQDRVPLADVKRAFAESLTAPTAKRGFGLEGPALDRTGTVRSDGRAERIHHGAVVIAAITSCTNTSNPSVMVAAGLVARKAVEKGLSRKPWVKTSLAPGSRVVTDYLERSGLAKDLDALGFQTVGYGCTTCIGNSGPLPDAVAQAVTEGDLVAAAVLSGNRNFEGRVNPLVKANWLASPPLVVAYALAGTTDIDLATEPLGTGKDGRPVFLRDIWPTADEVRRTVEQAVLPAQFQARYGNVWESNPRWNAVPTTAGELYDWDAASTYIQEPPFLADITREPTPPESVRGARVLLALGDSVTTDHISPAGSIAKASPAGTYLVEHGVPPADFNSYGARRGNDRVMTRGTFANIRIRNLLCPGTEGGVTRLFPGTDVMPVYDAAMQYRERGTPLVVLAGTEYGTGSSRDWAAKGTMLLGVRAVLAASFERIHRSNLVGMGVLPLVLPEPWQQLGLTGEETFDIPFEGLAPRATVVVKATAPDGKVREIPCLVRIDTPVELDQFRAGGILPFVLRKLLG; this is encoded by the coding sequence ATGACTGCTCGCGCCGCCGACCCGTTTTCCGCCCGCGCTTCCCTGCAGACCGGCGCCGGCCCGGTGGCCTATTACCGGCTCCGTGCCCTCGACGACGCCGGCGTCACGAACACCGCCCGGCTTCCCTACTGCCTGCGGATGGTCCTCGAGGCGCTGCTGCGCACCTGCGACGGCTACGAGGTGACCGAGGCTGACATCCGGGCGCTGGCGACCTGGAACGCGGCCCGGCCGGCGGAGGTCGAGATCCCCTTCAAGCCGGCCCGGGTCGTGCTCCAGGACTTCACCGGCGTTCCCTGCGTGGTCGACCTGGCGGCAATGCGGGCGGCGATGCGCCGGCTCGGCGGCGACCCGCGGAAGATCAACCCGCTCGTGCCGGTCGACCTCGTCATCGATCACTCCGTGCAGGTCGACGCCTTCGGCACGGCCGACGCACTCGAACGGAACGTGGCGATCGAGTTCGAGCGCAACGCCGAACGGTACGCGTTCCTGCGCTGGGGGCAGCAGGCGTTCCGCAACTTCCGCGTCGTGCCGCCGGCGATCGGCATCGTGCACCAGGTGAATCTCGAATACCTCGCCGGCTGCGTCTTCCTGCGCGAGCCAGACCCGCGCGGTCCCGACGCCCTGCCCGTCGCCGTTCCCGACACGCTCGTGGGCACCGACAGCCACACCACGATGATCAACGGCCTCGGCGTGGTCGGCTGGGGCGTGGGGGGCATCGAGGCCGAGGCGGTGATGCTCGGGCAGGCGCTGTCCCTGCTCCTGCCGGAGGTCGTTGGCTTCGAGCTCACCGGCCGGCTCCCCGCGGGCGCCACCGCCACCGACCTCGTGCTCACCGTCACCGAGATTCTGCGCAAGGCCGGCGTGGTCGGGAAGTTCGTCGAGTTCTTCGGACCGGGCCTGGACGGGATGTCGCTCGCCGACCGGGCGACGATCGCCAACATGGCCCCCGAATACGGGGCCACGATGGGCTTCTTCCCCATCGACGACGAGACCCTCGCCTACCTCCGGCTCACCGGCCGGCCCGAGGCCCAGGTGACGCTCGTCGAGCGGTACATGAAGGAGCAGGGAATGTTTCGCACCGCGGCCGCCCCGTTGCCCGAGTTCACCACGCGGCTGTCCCTCGACCTCGGCAGCGTCGTGCCGAGCCTCGCCGGGCCGAAGCGGCCGCAGGACCGGGTGCCGCTGGCTGACGTCAAGCGGGCCTTCGCCGAGTCGCTCACCGCCCCCACCGCCAAGCGCGGCTTCGGCCTCGAGGGGCCGGCGCTCGACCGCACCGGCACCGTCCGCAGCGACGGCCGGGCCGAGCGGATCCATCACGGCGCCGTCGTGATCGCCGCGATCACCAGTTGCACCAACACGAGTAACCCCAGCGTGATGGTCGCGGCCGGCCTCGTGGCACGGAAGGCGGTTGAGAAGGGGCTGTCACGGAAGCCATGGGTGAAAACGAGCCTCGCGCCCGGATCGCGTGTCGTCACCGACTACCTGGAGCGGTCGGGTCTGGCCAAGGATCTCGACGCCCTCGGCTTCCAGACCGTCGGCTACGGCTGCACGACCTGCATCGGCAACTCTGGGCCGCTCCCTGACGCCGTCGCCCAGGCGGTCACCGAGGGGGATCTCGTCGCCGCCGCCGTGCTCTCGGGCAACCGCAATTTCGAGGGCCGTGTCAATCCGCTCGTCAAGGCGAACTGGCTCGCCAGCCCGCCGCTCGTGGTGGCCTACGCCCTCGCGGGCACGACCGACATCGATCTCGCCACCGAGCCGCTCGGCACCGGCAAGGACGGCCGCCCCGTCTTCCTGCGCGACATCTGGCCGACGGCCGATGAGGTGCGGCGGACCGTCGAGCAGGCGGTTTTGCCGGCGCAGTTCCAGGCCCGCTACGGCAACGTCTGGGAGTCGAACCCGCGCTGGAACGCCGTGCCGACGACCGCCGGCGAGCTCTACGACTGGGATGCCGCGAGCACCTACATCCAGGAGCCGCCGTTCCTCGCCGACATCACCCGCGAGCCGACGCCGCCCGAGAGCGTCCGCGGAGCGCGGGTCCTGCTCGCGCTCGGCGACAGCGTGACGACCGACCACATCTCTCCCGCGGGAAGCATCGCCAAGGCGAGCCCGGCGGGAACGTATCTCGTCGAGCACGGCGTGCCACCGGCCGACTTCAACAGCTACGGCGCCCGGCGCGGCAACGACCGGGTCATGACCCGCGGCACGTTCGCCAACATCCGGATCCGCAACCTGCTCTGCCCGGGCACGGAGGGGGGCGTCACCCGGCTCTTCCCCGGAACCGACGTCATGCCGGTGTACGACGCCGCGATGCAGTATCGGGAGCGGGGCACGCCGCTGGTCGTGCTCGCCGGCACCGAATACGGCACCGGCAGTTCGCGCGATTGGGCGGCCAAGGGGACGATGCTCCTCGGCGTCCGGGCGGTGCTCGCGGCGAGCTTCGAGCGGATCCACCGCTCGAATCTCGTCGGCATGGGGGTGTTGCCGCTGGTCCTGCCCGAGCCCTGGCAGCAGCTCGGCCTGACGGGGGAGGAGACGTTCGACATCCCCTTCGAGGGGCTGGCGCCCCGGGCCACGGTCGTGGTGAAGGCGACCGCCCCGGACGGGAAGGTCCGGGAGATTCCCTGCCTCGTGCGTATCGACACGCCGGTGGAGCTCGATCAGTTCCGGGCCGGGGGGATCCTGCCCTTCGTGTTGCGGAAGCTGCTGGGATGA
- the mtsA gene encoding manganese transporter, translating to MFFGSPKPVACGGPVPGLLAAALLGLAALIGCAPRGPAPVRGKPLVVATTTIVADLVRQVAGDRVTIDCLMGDGIDPHSYKATPRDADRLRAADLVVASGLHLEGKLADLLEKLADRVPVVAVADSLPRDQLLDAGAGFHDPHVWFDARLWSGCIPAVEKALVAIDPAGAAEYGQRADAHRRELEAADEAVRRTIAAIPPSRRVLVTAHDAFRYFGRAYRIEVVGVQGTSTESEAGLNDVNRLVGLLVERGIPAVFVETSVSDRNVAALVEGAAVGGHKVAIGGRLYSDSLGAAGSGAETLVGAVEANARTIAAALDGAADGTPVPPGKP from the coding sequence ATGTTTTTTGGTTCTCCAAAACCTGTCGCCTGCGGCGGTCCGGTCCCTGGGCTGCTGGCGGCGGCGCTGCTCGGGCTGGCAGCCTTGATCGGCTGCGCACCCCGCGGCCCCGCGCCGGTGCGAGGCAAGCCCCTGGTCGTCGCCACGACGACGATCGTGGCGGACCTCGTCCGCCAGGTGGCCGGGGACCGGGTCACGATCGACTGCCTGATGGGTGACGGCATCGATCCGCACTCCTACAAGGCCACGCCCCGCGATGCCGACCGGCTGCGGGCCGCCGACCTCGTCGTGGCATCCGGACTGCACCTCGAGGGCAAACTCGCCGACCTGCTGGAAAAACTCGCCGATCGCGTGCCGGTCGTGGCGGTCGCCGACAGCCTGCCGCGCGACCAGCTCCTCGACGCCGGGGCCGGATTTCACGATCCGCACGTCTGGTTCGACGCCCGGCTGTGGAGCGGGTGCATTCCGGCGGTCGAGAAGGCGCTCGTCGCGATCGACCCCGCGGGTGCCGCCGAGTACGGGCAGCGGGCGGATGCCCACCGCCGCGAACTCGAGGCGGCGGACGAGGCGGTGCGGCGCACGATCGCCGCCATTCCTCCGTCGCGCCGGGTGCTCGTCACGGCCCACGATGCGTTCCGCTATTTCGGCCGGGCCTATCGTATCGAGGTCGTGGGCGTGCAGGGCACGAGCACGGAAAGCGAGGCCGGGCTGAACGACGTCAACCGGCTCGTCGGCCTGCTCGTGGAGCGGGGCATCCCCGCCGTGTTCGTGGAGACGAGCGTGTCGGACCGCAACGTCGCCGCGCTCGTCGAGGGGGCGGCGGTCGGGGGCCACAAGGTGGCGATCGGCGGCCGGCTGTACTCCGACTCACTGGGCGCTGCCGGCAGCGGCGCCGAAACACTCGTCGGCGCGGTCGAGGCCAACGCCCGCACGATCGCCGCCGCGCTCGACGGCGCGGCGGACGGCACGCCCGTCCCACCCGGGAAGCCGTGA
- the nfo gene encoding putative endonuclease 4, with product MAKKRGADGERLLGAHQSIAGGFQRAVERATETGCTCLQIFTRNINRWDAAPIPAATAAEFRAAVRAAGLGLVVAHDSYLINPASADATLRRRSIAGLVLELERAEQLGLPWVVAHPGAAGDRPVDEALRAAADGIAEALDRTAGLKAGILVETTAGQGSCLGARFEEIGAILAVVDADRGRRKRIGVCLDTCHVFAAGYPLAPKAALDDTLAAFDRHVGLGRLKLIHANDSKRERGSRVDRHEELGRGKIGRVAFALLVAHPGLAGIPLILETPKEGPDGRPAPENDIRNLAVLRRCMAARRPTRGVSRR from the coding sequence ATGGCAAAAAAACGCGGCGCGGACGGCGAACGACTCCTTGGGGCACACCAATCGATCGCCGGCGGCTTCCAGCGCGCGGTCGAGCGGGCCACGGAGACCGGCTGCACCTGCCTGCAAATCTTCACCCGCAACATCAACCGCTGGGATGCGGCACCGATCCCCGCCGCCACGGCCGCGGAGTTTCGCGCCGCGGTCCGCGCCGCCGGCCTCGGGCTCGTCGTCGCCCACGACTCCTACCTGATCAACCCCGCCTCCGCCGACGCCACCCTGCGCCGCCGCTCGATCGCCGGACTGGTGCTGGAACTGGAGCGGGCGGAGCAGCTCGGGCTTCCGTGGGTGGTCGCCCATCCGGGCGCCGCCGGCGATCGCCCGGTGGACGAGGCGCTGCGGGCCGCGGCCGACGGCATCGCGGAGGCGCTCGACCGGACCGCCGGCCTGAAGGCCGGGATCCTCGTCGAGACGACGGCCGGCCAGGGATCGTGCCTCGGCGCCCGGTTCGAGGAGATCGGCGCGATCCTCGCCGTGGTCGACGCCGACCGCGGCCGGCGGAAGCGGATCGGCGTCTGCCTCGACACCTGCCACGTGTTCGCGGCCGGCTATCCGCTCGCTCCCAAGGCCGCGCTCGACGACACACTCGCGGCCTTCGACCGTCATGTCGGCCTCGGCCGGCTCAAGCTGATCCACGCCAACGACTCGAAGCGCGAGCGCGGCTCGCGGGTCGACCGCCACGAGGAACTCGGCCGGGGGAAGATCGGTCGGGTGGCCTTCGCCCTGCTCGTCGCGCACCCCGGCCTCGCCGGCATCCCGCTGATCCTCGAGACGCCCAAGGAGGGTCCCGACGGCCGGCCCGCGCCGGAGAACGACATCCGCAACCTCGCGGTGCTGCGGCGTTGCATGGCGGCCCGCCGACCGACTCGCGGCGTCAGCCGGCGGTGA
- the mntB gene encoding manganese ABC transporter permease → MSGACLPMLATMGTAGTMHGWAIATAAVVAAGCALVGTLLVVRRLSLLGDAVSHAVLPGLAIAVLAGGRPGGVLVFVGAVTAALVTVWGARALGTAGGLDEDSNAGVVFTTMFALGVVLVTAFARGMHLDPQCLLYGDLEYVPFDTVALAGVDVPRAFVVGAVVLAVLVAAALATWKLQVFTAFDAAAARAAGVPVAAVTAGLLAATAAATVASFETVGAVLVVALLVVPAAAAELLVRRLHHVAVVAVLLAVVGAAVGYLAAWTWNVNAAGAIAVVLGVEYVLAACLAPQDGFVARLRARVGLAWRIACEDALAGLWRAEESGAVPSAGLGGLATARLRIGGLIERRGTQWRLTPRGRREAEMIVRSHRLWEAWLGRHADLPVDHLHPPAEWVEHHLGSGLRHRIEEELGRGVGDPHGRDIPPES, encoded by the coding sequence GTGAGCGGGGCCTGCCTGCCGATGCTGGCGACGATGGGAACCGCCGGGACGATGCACGGCTGGGCGATCGCCACGGCGGCGGTCGTCGCGGCCGGCTGTGCGCTCGTCGGCACGCTGCTCGTGGTGCGCCGGCTGAGCCTGCTCGGCGACGCGGTCAGCCATGCGGTCCTCCCCGGGCTCGCGATCGCGGTGCTCGCCGGCGGCCGGCCGGGGGGAGTGCTCGTGTTCGTCGGCGCGGTGACGGCGGCGCTCGTCACCGTCTGGGGGGCACGGGCCCTGGGGACGGCGGGCGGCCTCGACGAGGACTCGAACGCGGGCGTCGTGTTCACGACGATGTTCGCCCTCGGCGTCGTCCTCGTGACGGCCTTCGCCCGCGGGATGCACCTCGACCCGCAGTGCCTGCTATACGGCGACCTCGAATACGTCCCCTTCGACACGGTGGCGCTGGCGGGCGTCGACGTCCCCCGGGCCTTCGTCGTCGGCGCAGTCGTGCTCGCCGTGCTGGTGGCGGCCGCGCTGGCGACGTGGAAGCTGCAGGTGTTCACCGCCTTCGATGCCGCCGCGGCCCGGGCGGCGGGCGTCCCGGTGGCCGCGGTCACGGCCGGACTGCTCGCGGCGACGGCCGCCGCGACCGTCGCCAGCTTCGAGACGGTCGGGGCCGTGCTCGTCGTGGCCCTGCTCGTGGTGCCGGCGGCGGCGGCGGAACTGCTCGTCCGCCGGCTGCATCACGTGGCGGTCGTCGCCGTCCTCCTCGCCGTGGTTGGTGCGGCCGTCGGCTACCTCGCGGCCTGGACGTGGAACGTAAACGCGGCCGGTGCGATCGCCGTCGTGCTCGGCGTCGAGTATGTCCTCGCCGCCTGCCTCGCGCCGCAGGACGGGTTCGTCGCCCGGCTCCGGGCCCGAGTCGGCCTCGCCTGGCGGATTGCGTGCGAGGACGCGCTGGCAGGGCTGTGGCGTGCCGAGGAAAGCGGCGCGGTGCCGTCCGCCGGGCTGGGGGGGCTGGCGACGGCACGACTGCGGATCGGCGGCTTGATCGAGCGGCGCGGCACGCAGTGGCGGCTGACGCCGCGTGGGCGACGCGAGGCGGAGATGATCGTCCGTTCGCACCGGCTCTGGGAGGCATGGCTCGGCCGGCATGCGGACCTTCCGGTCGATCACCTCCATCCGCCGGCGGAGTGGGTCGAGCATCACCTCGGCAGCGGCCTCCGGCACCGCATCGAGGAGGAGCTGGGCCGCGGCGTCGGGGATCCGCACGGCCGCGACATCCCTCCCGAGTCGTGA
- a CDS encoding manganese ABC transporter ATP-binding protein has protein sequence MAADGATRQPLVEFHDVTVAYGGRPVLWNVDLAIDAPCLFGVIGPNGAGKSTLLKAALGLVPLLGGQVRFFGAPFDAVRRRVGYVPQRETVDWDFPVTAIDVVLMGTYGRLGWIRRPGPRERALARECLDRVGLVDVADRQIGRLSGGQQQRVFLARALAQQADVYLLDEPLAGVDVRSQERIFAVLAGLRAEGRLVVVVHHDLRTAVEWFDRVALIDMRLVAAGPTAQVLTPENLRRTYAGQLDVLDELGRAVAARGRTS, from the coding sequence ATGGCCGCCGACGGTGCCACGCGGCAGCCGCTCGTCGAGTTTCACGACGTCACCGTCGCCTATGGCGGCCGGCCCGTGCTCTGGAACGTCGATCTGGCCATCGACGCCCCCTGCCTGTTCGGTGTGATCGGCCCCAATGGGGCCGGCAAGAGCACACTGCTCAAGGCGGCGCTCGGGCTCGTGCCCCTGCTCGGCGGGCAGGTGCGGTTTTTTGGCGCGCCGTTTGACGCCGTCCGGCGGCGTGTCGGCTACGTGCCGCAGCGCGAGACCGTGGACTGGGACTTCCCGGTGACCGCGATCGACGTCGTCTTGATGGGGACCTACGGCCGCCTCGGCTGGATCCGGCGGCCCGGGCCGCGGGAACGGGCCCTGGCCCGCGAGTGCCTCGACCGCGTCGGCCTCGTCGACGTGGCCGACCGGCAGATCGGCAGGCTCTCCGGCGGACAGCAGCAGCGGGTCTTTTTGGCGCGGGCGCTGGCCCAGCAGGCCGACGTCTACTTGCTCGACGAGCCGCTGGCGGGCGTCGACGTCCGCTCGCAGGAGCGGATCTTCGCGGTCCTCGCCGGCCTGCGCGCGGAGGGGCGGCTCGTGGTGGTCGTGCACCACGACCTGCGCACCGCCGTCGAGTGGTTCGACCGCGTGGCACTCATCGACATGCGGCTCGTGGCCGCGGGCCCGACCGCGCAGGTGCTGACACCCGAGAACCTGCGCCGGACCTACGCTGGGCAGCTCGACGTGCTCGACGAACTGGGCCGGGCGGTCGCCGCACGGGGGCGGACATCATGA